TGAACTCGTCGATCTACATCGCCTCGCGGATGATGTACTCGCTGGCCAAACGCGGTGACGCACCGGCCTTCCTCAACAAGACCTCCAAGGTCGGCGTGCCGCGCTCGGCGGTATTCGGCAGCACCTTGATCGGTGCGGCCATCGCCGTCCTCAACTACTTCGCGCCCAAAGGGGTGTTCGAGTTCCTGCTGGCCAGCTCCGGCGCCATCGCCCTGCTGGTGTACATGGTCATCGCCATCTCCCAGCTGCGCATGCGCCGCCGCCTGGAGCGTGAGAACGCCGAACTGAAGTTCCGCATGTGGCTGTTCCCATGGCTGACCTGGGCTGTGATCATCTTCATCGCGGCAGCGCTGGCGGTGATGATGTATACCCCGGAGCATCGCGTGGAAGTGAGCTCGACACTGGGCCTGGCGATCGTGATTTCCTTCCTGGGGATTGTTACATCGCGGGGGCATGCGCAGGCGGTGGCGGCGCGGTCGATGGGGTGATTGGCTTGATCGTCCAAGCAAAAAGTCTCACCACTGGTGAGACTTTTACTGCGGGGATCAGCGCATCATCTCGATGTACCTGATCACCGCAGGTGCCTTTTCAAAACGCCGATGAATCAGGCTCAGCCATGAGCTGGCCTGGCAATCGGCGATGCGCCGGTAATTCACCTGCGCCAAGCTGATGCGCTGCACAACCGACTCCGGCACCACGGCGATGCCCTGGCCCAATGAAACCAACGTGATGACCGCGACCAGGCTGCCGGGTTGCGGGCCGAGTCGTGGCACGAAACCACCTTGCGCCGACACTTCGAGCGTGCCGGAAATCTGCTCGGGGAGGATGAAGGTCTCATTGGCCAGGCGTGAGGCCGGGATCTGTTGCAACTCATTGATCCGCGAGCTGGCAGGCAGGGCGAGGACGAAGCCTTCCTGGTGCAGGGCGATGGCTTCCAGTTCTTCCGGCAGCTCCATCGGCGAGCGTACGTAGGCGAGGTCGAGCAGGCCATCGCGCACCCTGCCAGGCAACTCGGCCATGGGCAGTTCGCGGATGTTCAGGCGCACGCCGGGGTGGCTTTCGCTGAAGCCGGTCACTTGCCGCTGCAGCATGCCCGTGTAGGCGGCAGAGGCTACATAACCCAATTCGATACGCCCACTTTCGCCGCGCCCTGCACGCTGCGCGCCCAGTTGCGCGGCATCGAACTGGCGTACGGCGTGTTCGGCCTCGATCAGCAACGCCTGGCCGGCGGCGGTGAGGTTCACCTCGCGCTGGCTGCGTTCGAACAAGCGCACGCCCAGCTCGCGTTCCATGTCCTGGATCTGCCGGCTGAGGGTAGGCGGAGCGATGCCCAGCTGCTCTGCGGCACGGGTGAAGTGGCCGTGCTGGGCGACGCAGAGGAAGTAGCGGAAATGGCGGATTTCCATGCGGTGTTACCTGCAAGCTAATGACGCGGGCCGCGGCGGCTAACAAGCCGTGAGGCTGATGGCGTTAAGGTAAGGACAACACTACAAGGCTGATGCCATGGCGGCAAAGGTATCGGTGCTGTCAGTGATATCGCAGGGGCCGCTGCGCGCCCCATCGCAGGCAAGCCAGCTCCCACAGATACAGTGCAGCACTCAAGGCCTGCGCTGTATCTGTAGGAGCTGGCTTGTTGGGGCGCCGAACCGCTGCGATGGGCTGCAAAGCAGCCCCAACGATCTCACAGGCCGCCCGCGATCTGCATGGCAACCAGCCCGCCTTCGGAGCCTTGCCATGCCTACTCCCGCTTCCCCGCGCTTTACCCTGCTCACCGCCTCGCTGGTCTGTGCGCTGATCATCCTCGACACCAACATCGTCGCCGTCAGCCTGCCCAGCATCGCCCGCGACCTGTCCGGCTCGTTCGCCGATATCGAATGGGTGGTCAGCGCCTACCTGTTGGCCTTCGCCGCCTGCCTGCTGCCAGCCGGCAGCCTGGCCGACCGCTTTGGCCGACGGCGGATGCTGCTGATCGGCCTGGTCGTGTTCGGCATCGCTTCGCTGGCCTGCGGTGCAGCCCCCAGCCTGGTGTTCCTCGACCTGGCCAGGGCGGCCAAGGGCATCGGCGCTGCCATGCTGCTGACCTCGGCACTCGCCGCCATTGGCCATCGCTTCCACGGACCCCAGGAACGCTTGCGCGCCTGGGCATTCTGGGGCGCCTGCATGGGCGCCACCATCACCTTCGCGCCGCTGCTCGGCGGGGTGATCGCCAGCACGCTGGGCTGGCGCTGGATCTTCTACATCAACGTGCCGCTGGTGGCGGCGCTGGCCGTGATGGTGCTGCGCAGCGTCGAGCCATCCCGCGACAGCGCCGCAGCACGCCTTGACCCCTGGGGCAGCCTGACCTTCGCCGGCAGCCTGGGCTACTTGATCTGGGCCATGATCGACGCCAACCAGGTCGGTTGGGACAGCGCCCAGACTCTGGCGCGGTTGCTGATCAGCGCATTCCTGTTCGG
The sequence above is drawn from the Pseudomonas putida genome and encodes:
- a CDS encoding LysR family transcriptional regulator, giving the protein MEIRHFRYFLCVAQHGHFTRAAEQLGIAPPTLSRQIQDMERELGVRLFERSQREVNLTAAGQALLIEAEHAVRQFDAAQLGAQRAGRGESGRIELGYVASAAYTGMLQRQVTGFSESHPGVRLNIRELPMAELPGRVRDGLLDLAYVRSPMELPEELEAIALHQEGFVLALPASSRINELQQIPASRLANETFILPEQISGTLEVSAQGGFVPRLGPQPGSLVAVITLVSLGQGIAVVPESVVQRISLAQVNYRRIADCQASSWLSLIHRRFEKAPAVIRYIEMMR